A portion of the Streptomyces rishiriensis genome contains these proteins:
- a CDS encoding transposase produces the protein MEIFTDACYRAVRARSGGRVMTPPHRKFKKSAHTWYGERREFQAAVHPSRRIDIVQAVAGPLSHHRTVTRPSSSRV, from the coding sequence ATGGAGATCTTTACGGACGCCTGCTACCGGGCCGTGCGCGCTCGGAGCGGCGGCCGCGTGATGACACCACCACATCGCAAGTTCAAGAAGAGCGCTCACACCTGGTACGGGGAACGGCGCGAGTTCCAGGCCGCAGTGCACCCCTCACGGCGCATCGACATCGTCCAGGCAGTCGCCGGACCGCTCTCACACCACCGGACCGTCACCCGGCCCAGCAGCTCTCGGGTGTGA
- a CDS encoding helix-turn-helix domain-containing protein: MQGLDDLGGQGRKRRITEEERSRIISLVKTVPSWRLRSEPVGEPWAFDESGPAEWTPSAGRRPL; this comes from the coding sequence TTGCAGGGACTCGACGATCTGGGCGGGCAGGGCCGCAAGCGGCGGATCACCGAGGAGGAACGATCTCGGATCATCTCCCTGGTCAAGACCGTGCCGTCGTGGAGGCTGCGGTCGGAGCCCGTCGGGGAACCGTGGGCCTTCGACGAGTCGGGACCCGCCGAGTGGACGCCGTCGGCCGGTCGCAGGCCACTGTAG
- a CDS encoding transposase family protein yields the protein MPTQRRTGKANRRNHSGKHHHHGLHFLVLTDEKGHLIWISAARPGRMPWGRPGVWVSGRGGQL from the coding sequence ATCCCCACCCAGCGCCGCACTGGAAAAGCCAACCGGCGGAACCACTCCGGCAAACACCACCATCACGGCCTGCACTTCCTCGTTCTCACCGACGAGAAAGGCCACCTGATCTGGATATCAGCCGCCCGACCCGGCCGCATGCCGTGGGGCCGACCAGGCGTTTGGGTCAGTGGTCGTGGCGGGCAGCTGTGA
- a CDS encoding DUF6009 family protein, translating to MSSLIEEAEISHEAELVWLENVDGLDYVRQSLDRLPTRKGRPAYHRDGRMVAYALLAPTAKPSRASGTFRRRVFWLLPHDRDTKPDGLYARSAPAEAVDPLTLEPRVKGYKTERSEGGPPSTAMQELGITLPL from the coding sequence ATGAGCTCCCTGATCGAAGAAGCCGAAATCAGCCACGAAGCTGAGCTGGTTTGGCTCGAGAACGTCGATGGCCTTGATTACGTCCGCCAGAGCCTGGACCGGCTACCCACCCGCAAGGGACGCCCGGCATACCACCGCGACGGGCGCATGGTCGCCTACGCCCTGCTGGCACCCACGGCAAAACCGTCTCGAGCTTCCGGTACCTTCCGCCGCCGCGTCTTCTGGCTGCTGCCTCACGACCGCGACACCAAGCCCGACGGTCTGTATGCGCGGAGCGCACCCGCTGAAGCCGTGGACCCGCTCACCCTCGAACCTCGTGTCAAGGGCTACAAGACCGAACGCTCCGAAGGCGGCCCACCCTCCACAGCCATGCAGGAACTCGGCATAACCCTGCCGCTTTGA
- a CDS encoding TetR/AcrR family transcriptional regulator produces the protein MNAVPGIAASTSRPRERLLETASRLFYAEGIQAVGVDRLIAEGGVTKATFYRHFPSKDDLVLAYLRGRDGAIRAQFAAGTAIAGSPEQMLDLLIAGISDDACYEGFRGCPFINAAAEYPDPDHTVRRAIGEHRTWFRQALTSLAAACGHPDPRGAAATLVLLRDGAMVGGYLDGPAVSDALARAAHAVLGERGSAH, from the coding sequence ATGAACGCCGTGCCCGGCATCGCCGCTTCAACGTCCCGGCCGCGGGAGCGGCTGCTTGAAACCGCCTCGCGGCTCTTCTATGCCGAGGGCATCCAGGCTGTCGGGGTAGATCGGCTGATCGCCGAGGGGGGAGTGACCAAGGCAACGTTCTACCGTCACTTCCCCAGCAAGGACGATCTGGTGCTGGCCTACCTCCGCGGCCGCGACGGTGCCATCCGTGCCCAGTTCGCCGCCGGCACCGCGATCGCCGGGTCCCCCGAGCAGATGCTCGACCTGCTCATCGCCGGGATCTCCGACGATGCCTGCTACGAAGGCTTCAGGGGCTGTCCGTTCATCAACGCCGCCGCCGAATACCCCGACCCAGACCACACCGTCCGCCGGGCGATCGGCGAACACCGGACCTGGTTCCGCCAGGCCCTCACCTCTCTGGCAGCCGCCTGCGGGCATCCTGACCCGCGCGGGGCCGCTGCGACGCTGGTCCTCCTGCGCGACGGCGCCATGGTCGGTGGTTACCTCGATGGGCCAGCCGTCTCGGATGCACTCGCGCGTGCCGCACACGCAGTCCTGGGGGAGCGCGGGTCCGCTCACTAG
- a CDS encoding alpha/beta hydrolase, whose translation MSTKPIVLIHGLWLTPHSWQPWIDRYSAQGHTVHAPAWPGISELHEPVDRDRVPAGLGVREIADHYERFVRTLGEEPIIIGHSFGGLVTQILLDRGLAAAGVAVHPAPARGVLRLPLSTLRASWPVLGNPANLRRTVELTDRQFHYAFANTVTPEQAVAERARWAVPGVGRPLFQAGFANFTPADRAATAVRFDNCERAPLLLVGGTADHIVPAAVVRETHRRYRRSKALTDYKEYAGRDHGTGLHAGWETVADDVLDWALQMRRPAHTS comes from the coding sequence ATGTCCACCAAACCCATCGTCCTGATCCACGGCCTGTGGCTCACCCCGCACAGCTGGCAGCCCTGGATCGACCGATACAGCGCCCAGGGCCACACCGTCCATGCCCCGGCATGGCCCGGCATCTCCGAACTGCACGAGCCAGTCGACCGTGACCGGGTTCCTGCTGGCTTGGGCGTTCGGGAGATCGCCGACCACTACGAGCGCTTCGTGCGCACGTTGGGCGAGGAGCCCATCATCATCGGCCACTCTTTCGGCGGCCTGGTCACACAGATTCTCCTCGATCGCGGTCTTGCGGCCGCAGGCGTTGCCGTGCACCCCGCTCCGGCCAGGGGTGTCCTGCGTCTTCCGCTGTCCACCCTGCGCGCCAGCTGGCCGGTCCTTGGCAATCCCGCCAACCTCCGCCGCACCGTCGAGCTGACCGACCGCCAATTCCACTATGCCTTCGCCAACACCGTCACCCCGGAGCAGGCCGTCGCCGAGCGCGCCCGCTGGGCTGTGCCCGGCGTGGGCAGGCCCCTGTTCCAAGCCGGATTCGCCAACTTCACCCCCGCCGACCGTGCGGCCACCGCCGTCCGATTCGACAACTGTGAGCGTGCACCACTCTTGCTGGTGGGTGGGACAGCCGACCACATCGTGCCGGCAGCGGTCGTCCGTGAGACCCACCGCCGCTATCGACGCTCCAAGGCGCTCACTGACTACAAGGAGTATGCAGGCCGCGACCACGGCACTGGCCTCCACGCAGGCTGGGAGACTGTTGCGGACGATGTCTTGGACTGGGCCCTGCAGATGCGACGCCCCGCCCACACTTCCTGA
- a CDS encoding toxin Doc produces MPPVVYVDYRWFLERQEEILRDDLTVNDFSVLVGMAQRHRVDPPRHDQHDPDAFWRAAVMLEECVLLRPLPARNEVYGYGVAIAYLEACGERVDTKFELWRELIYDIRELRLDSYSIAERLRSWRQA; encoded by the coding sequence GTGCCTCCCGTCGTGTACGTCGACTACCGGTGGTTCCTCGAGCGCCAGGAAGAAATCCTCCGGGACGACCTGACCGTCAACGACTTTTCTGTGCTTGTCGGCATGGCTCAGCGCCACCGGGTCGACCCGCCCCGGCATGATCAGCACGATCCCGACGCGTTCTGGCGGGCTGCCGTCATGCTGGAGGAGTGCGTGCTGCTGCGGCCGCTTCCGGCCCGCAATGAGGTGTATGGATACGGCGTCGCCATCGCCTATCTCGAGGCTTGCGGGGAACGCGTGGACACGAAGTTCGAGCTCTGGCGGGAGCTGATTTACGACATCCGGGAACTGCGCCTGGATTCGTACAGCATCGCCGAGAGGCTGCGTTCCTGGCGCCAGGCCTGA
- a CDS encoding antitoxin MazE7 codes for MAETTVKVDTNTRDTLQGLAAAEGLSVKAYLAKLAGEKEQERALQTATAAFRRAISEPGVMDAFDAEFGGLPSVAHSGRRAA; via the coding sequence ATGGCTGAAACCACTGTGAAGGTCGATACGAACACCAGGGACACCCTGCAGGGCCTCGCCGCTGCCGAGGGCCTGTCTGTGAAGGCCTACCTCGCCAAGCTGGCGGGGGAGAAGGAACAAGAGCGGGCCTTGCAGACGGCGACCGCTGCTTTCCGCCGCGCGATCAGCGAGCCCGGCGTCATGGATGCCTTCGATGCCGAGTTCGGCGGGCTTCCGTCCGTCGCACACAGCGGCCGCCGGGCGGCCTGA
- a CDS encoding prepilin peptidase, with protein METLLIITATALWGGGAGVLIPRPAYRFSVTPEEPWRSACPAGHPLTGTGRGWLGRARCAAGDTFGPSALAVAFATTAVCVLLATTTGARPELVVWLLLAPAGVLLAAVDFTAHRLPDVLTLPLAAAALALLGVAAMLPSAGGSWTSALLGSLIVGACYLVLFLLSKGFGFGDVKLALVLGAVLGWYGWAIVVVGTFAGYLLGALYGIVLIVTGRGSRKTRIPFGPLLLAGAFAGVLLGSYTR; from the coding sequence GTGGAGACGTTACTGATCATCACGGCTACCGCCCTGTGGGGCGGTGGCGCGGGCGTGCTCATACCCCGACCCGCGTACAGATTCTCCGTGACGCCCGAGGAACCCTGGCGGTCGGCATGCCCGGCTGGCCATCCCCTCACCGGGACGGGGCGCGGCTGGCTGGGGCGTGCCCGCTGCGCCGCGGGGGACACTTTCGGGCCGAGCGCCCTCGCCGTCGCCTTCGCCACGACCGCGGTGTGCGTTCTTCTTGCCACCACCACTGGTGCCCGCCCCGAACTGGTGGTCTGGCTGCTGCTCGCCCCGGCCGGCGTGCTGCTCGCCGCCGTCGACTTCACGGCGCACCGACTGCCGGACGTGCTCACCCTGCCACTCGCTGCGGCCGCGCTCGCCCTGCTCGGCGTTGCCGCGATGCTGCCCAGTGCCGGCGGCAGCTGGACGTCCGCGCTGCTCGGCTCCCTCATCGTGGGCGCCTGCTACTTAGTGCTCTTCCTGCTCAGCAAGGGCTTCGGGTTCGGCGACGTCAAGCTCGCCCTCGTCCTGGGCGCTGTCCTGGGCTGGTACGGCTGGGCGATCGTCGTGGTCGGGACGTTCGCCGGGTACCTGCTGGGCGCTCTGTACGGCATCGTCCTCATCGTCACGGGCCGGGGCAGCCGGAAGACCAGGATCCCGTTCGGCCCGCTGCTTCTCGCCGGGGCGTTCGCCGGTGTACTCCTGGGCTCCTACACCCGTTGA